A region from the Streptomyces lydicus genome encodes:
- a CDS encoding ABC transporter ATP-binding protein, translating into MRIDIEDLSVAYAGRTVVTGARLVAAEGEITGLVGPNGSGKSTLLRTVYRHLTPTAGRVLLAGTDLRELSAVRSARHVAALPQERQSEFELTVREVVAMGRTPYKRAFAGDDATDRDTVARALADVGMAAAAGRRFTALSGGERQRVLLARAFCQDPDVLVLDEPTNHLDIRHQVELLALLRAQRRTTLVSLHDLNAAASVCDRLHVLHAGAVIASGPPREVLTPDLLAEVFGVRAAVVDHPLTGDPLIAFDHQAPAGSKASAPEEAPTGG; encoded by the coding sequence TTGAGAATCGACATCGAAGACCTGAGCGTCGCCTACGCCGGCCGTACGGTCGTGACGGGCGCCCGTCTGGTGGCGGCCGAGGGCGAGATCACCGGCCTGGTCGGCCCGAACGGCAGCGGCAAGTCCACGCTGCTGCGCACGGTCTACCGGCACCTGACCCCCACCGCGGGACGGGTTCTGCTGGCCGGTACCGATCTGCGCGAGCTGTCCGCGGTCCGGTCGGCCAGGCACGTCGCGGCGCTGCCGCAGGAGAGACAGAGCGAGTTCGAACTGACCGTTCGCGAGGTCGTCGCAATGGGGCGTACACCGTACAAGCGGGCCTTCGCGGGGGATGACGCCACCGACCGGGACACCGTCGCCCGCGCGCTCGCGGACGTGGGCATGGCAGCGGCGGCCGGGCGCCGGTTCACGGCCCTGTCCGGCGGCGAACGCCAGCGCGTCCTGCTGGCCCGCGCGTTCTGCCAGGACCCCGACGTGCTGGTGCTGGACGAGCCGACCAACCACCTCGACATCCGCCACCAGGTCGAACTGCTCGCCCTGCTGCGCGCCCAGCGCCGTACGACGCTGGTGTCACTGCACGACCTCAACGCCGCTGCCTCCGTGTGCGACCGACTGCACGTCCTGCATGCCGGAGCGGTGATCGCCTCCGGACCGCCGCGCGAAGTCCTCACTCCCGATCTGCTGGCCGAGGTGTTCGGGGTGCGGGCCGCTGTGGTCGACCACCCGCTCACCGGCGATCCGCTGATCGCCTTCGACCACCAGGCGCCGGCCGGCAGCAAGGCGTCTGCGCCGGAAGAGGCACCCACCGGCGGATGA